Proteins encoded together in one Carya illinoinensis cultivar Pawnee chromosome 3, C.illinoinensisPawnee_v1, whole genome shotgun sequence window:
- the LOC122303778 gene encoding uncharacterized protein LOC122303778, producing the protein MYVGMASVIMPSTFRSFSVNSSSRDRVNLSTDIGRCHGIRAMRIEKPLEELYNVRVERKVKPERLAELGVSRWSVWKTGKCKLPWDWQVDQLVYIEEGEVRVVPEGSKKFMQFVAGDLVRYPKWFEADLWFNAPYQERYCFRAYGDD; encoded by the coding sequence ATGTATGTAGGCATGGCAAGTGTGATCATGCCCTCAACCTTCAGATCCTTCTCTGTCAACAGCAGCAGCAGAGATCGTGTAAATTTAAGCACTGATATTGGGCGGTGTCATGGGATAAGGGCAATGCGCATAGAGAAACCCCTTGAGGAACTGTACAATGTGAGGGTGGAACGGAAAGTGAAACCGGAGCGATTGGCAGAGCTTGGGGTTTCGAGATGGTCGGTGTGGAAGACTGGCAAATGCAAGTTGCCCTGGGACTGGCAGGTCGACCAATTGGTTTACATTGAGGAAGGGGAAGTGAGAGTGGTGCCTGAAGGCAGCAAGAAGTTCATGCAATTTGTTGCTGGAGACCTTGTTCGCTACCCGAAGTGGTTTGAGGCTGACCTCTGGTTCAATGCTCCATACCAAGAGCGTTACTGTTTCAGAGCATATGGTGATGACTGA
- the LOC122304606 gene encoding uncharacterized protein LOC122304606: MAHTRLARYEATWSSYEDCGDVVHRFWYGSSDSQVSFSSLMQKLKRGMSTLQRWSKGKAPLSDSYLQAKLQWLYFLQQSMPAASIGEIHQLQREINGLLESINVKWQQRAKEHWLQKGDRNSRYFHSCATQRKKRNCIVKITDERGIVYTKSEEIAKVSEDMNAKLTQQFTAVEVEKALFQMGPYKALGLDGYGACFFQHHWSTMKGAVCQALLSFLNDNTLAAYETLHTMNFKMYGKKGYMALKLDMSKTYDHVEWGFLHAVIQQLGFASRWTQLIMNCVSTSSFSILVNGSPQQLFSPSRGLRQGCPLSPYLFILCAETLSSQLLAVERQGLISGVPIIRGELTMNHLFFADDSLMFFQANMVEWGRLNNILSIYEQASGQQLNREKTSLFLVETPNLLPGPISKRLLVYMPPQTWKNT; encoded by the exons ATGGCTCATACTCGACTTGCAAGGTATGAAGCAACATGGTCCTCTTATGAAGATTGTGGTGATGTGGTCCATAGGTTTTGGTACGGTTCCTCTGACTCTCAAGTATCCTTTTCTTCACTCATGCAAAAGTTAAAACGAGGCATGTCTACTTTGCAAAGGTGGAGTAAAGGCAAGGCACCTCTCTCGGATTCCTATTTACAAGCCAAGTTGCAATGGTTGTATTTTCTACAGCAGTCTATGCCTGCTGCTTCAATTGGGGAAATACACCAATTGCAGAGAGAGATCAATGGTTTATTAGAAAGTATTAATGTGAAATGGCAACAACGAGCCAAAGAACATTGGCTACAGAAGGGGGATAGgaattcaagatattttcacTCTTGTGCTACacaaaggaagaagagaaactGTATTGTGAAGATTACTGATGAAAGGGGGATTGTGTACACCAAGTCAGAGGAGATTG CGAAGGTTTCTGAGGACATGAATGCTAAGTTAACTCAACAGTTTACTGCAGTAGAGGTTGAAAAAGCACTTTTTCAGATGGGCCCTTATAAGGCTCTGGGTCTCGATGGTTATGGAGCATGCTTTTTCCAACATCATTGGTCAACTATGAAGGGGGCTGTTTGTCAAGCTTTGTTATCATTTCTGAATG ACAACACATTGGCAGCTTACGAAACACTCCACACCATGAATTTTAAGATGTATGGCAAGAAGGGTTACATGGCACTGAAACTTGACATGAGCAAGACTTATGATCATGTGGAATGGGGATTTTTACATGCTGTCATACAACAACTTGGCTTTGCTTCGAGGTGGACTCAATTGATCATGAATTGTGTTTCAACTTCCAGTTTTTCAATCTTAGTGAATGGCTCCCCTCAACAGCTTTTCAGTCCATCAAGGGGTTTGAGGCAAGGCTGCCCACTATCACCAtacctttttattttgtgtgctgAGACTTTGAGTTCCCAACTCTTAGCTGTTGAAAGGCAGGGTTTAATTTCTGGTGTGCCTATTATAAGGGGTGAACTGACTATGAATCACCTGTTCTTCGCGGATGATAGTTTGATGTTTTTCCAAGCCAATATGGTGGAATGGGGTAGGCTAAATAACATCCTCAGCATCTATGAACAGGCCTCAGGACAACAGCTGAATAGGGAAAAGACCTCTCTTTTTTTAGTCGAAACACCAAACCTTCTACCAGGGCCTATATCAAAGAGATTGCTGGTTTACATGCCTCCTCAAACATGGAAAAATACTTAG
- the LOC122303781 gene encoding uncharacterized protein LOC122303781, translating to MSFLAGRLAGKEGAYFFQESKHAVSRLAQKNTTQNNPSPLPGPSSSSATHQEAYADVLPEVLMHSLPSKIYYQSSDSSSLSTSKWVLHSDPNKRPSLSAEALNPLRAYLSLPQVTFGPKRWELPQVEHSVSASTANELRQDRHAPINPEKLKAAAEGLKQVGKAFAVGTAIVFGGATLIFGLAVSRLELHNSDDIRNRGRDLVEPKSEMIKEKLVPIKAWADDMSKKWHLERDKNIKEKPIIKELSKILGAKTSN from the exons atgaGTTTTCTTGCGGGAAGATTAGCAGGAAAAGAGGGTGCGTATTTTTTCCAGGAATCCAAACACGCTGTAAGCCGGCTTGCTCAGAAAAACACAACCCAAAATAATCCTTCTCCTCTACCTGGTCCTTCTTCTTCCAGTGCAACTCACCAAGAAGCCTATGCGGACGTTCTTCCTGAGGTGCTGATGCATTCTCTGCCCTCCAAGATTTATTACCAGTCCTCGGATTCTTCGTCTCTATCCACCTCTAAGTGGGTTCTTCATTCGGATCCCAACAAAAGGCCCTCTTTGTCTGCCGAGGCTCTCAACCCTCTCAGGGCTTATCTGTCTCTGCCCCAGGTCACCTTTGGCCCTAAAAG GTGGGAATTGCCCCAGGTTGAACACTCCGTTTCAGCCTCAACAGCAAATGAGTTGCGTCAAGACAGACATGCCCCCATTAATCCTGAGAAGTTGAAGGCTGCAGCTGAGGGTCTTAAACaag TTGGTAAGGCATTTGCTGTTGGTACGGCTATTGTATTTGGAGGTGCTACCTTGATATTTGGACTGGCAGTCTCGAGGCTAGAGCTGCACAAT AGTGATGACATTCGAAATAGAGGAAGAGACCTAGTGGAGCCGAAATCTGAGATGATTAAGGAGAAACTGGTTCCCATAAAAGCCTGG GCTGATGATATGTCAAAGAAATGGCATTTGGAAAgggataaaaatattaaagaaaagcCTATCATAAAAGAGCTTTCCAAGATTTTAGGTGCAAAGACATCGAattga